One Paenibacillus sp. FSL W8-0186 genomic window carries:
- the ftsZ gene encoding cell division protein FtsZ → MLEFDFEMESLAQIKVIGVGGGGSNAVNRMIENGVQGVEFITVNTDAQALHLAKSEHKLQIGDKLTRGLGAGANPEVGKKAAEESRELIANTLKGADMVFVTAGMGGGTGTGAAPVIAEIAKECGALTVGVVTRPFTFEGRKRSSHAEHGIEALKEKVDTLIVIPNDRLLEIVDKKTPMLEAFREADNVLRQAVQGISDLIAVPGLINLDFADVKTIMTERGSALMGIGEATGENRAAEAARKAIMSPLLETSIEGARGVIMNITGGSNLSLYEVNEAAEIVISASDPEVNMIFGAIIDESLKEEIKVTVIATGFEHKSSAVPVRKPGADTAETQDSRAASSLRPFGNQPSGDQLDIPTFLRNRSRHNND, encoded by the coding sequence ATGTTGGAATTTGATTTTGAAATGGAGAGTTTGGCTCAAATAAAAGTCATTGGTGTTGGCGGTGGCGGTAGCAACGCTGTGAACAGAATGATCGAGAACGGGGTGCAGGGAGTCGAATTCATTACGGTGAATACGGATGCTCAAGCCCTTCATCTAGCCAAGTCCGAGCATAAGCTGCAAATCGGGGATAAGCTGACCCGTGGACTTGGAGCGGGTGCGAACCCTGAGGTGGGCAAGAAAGCGGCAGAAGAGTCCCGCGAGTTGATTGCCAACACACTGAAGGGTGCGGACATGGTGTTTGTAACAGCCGGTATGGGCGGCGGAACGGGGACGGGAGCCGCTCCGGTCATTGCGGAAATCGCCAAAGAGTGCGGCGCGCTGACTGTAGGCGTAGTGACCCGGCCGTTTACCTTCGAGGGACGCAAGCGTTCTTCGCATGCCGAGCATGGCATCGAAGCATTAAAGGAGAAGGTAGATACCCTTATCGTTATTCCTAATGATCGTCTTCTTGAGATCGTAGATAAGAAAACGCCGATGCTGGAAGCGTTCCGCGAGGCGGATAATGTGCTGCGTCAAGCGGTACAGGGTATTTCTGACCTAATTGCCGTACCGGGTCTGATCAACCTTGACTTTGCCGACGTGAAGACGATTATGACTGAACGCGGATCCGCCCTGATGGGAATTGGTGAAGCTACGGGCGAGAATCGTGCGGCAGAAGCTGCTCGCAAAGCGATCATGAGTCCGTTGCTCGAGACTTCGATTGAAGGTGCTCGAGGCGTAATTATGAATATTACAGGTGGATCGAACCTGTCCCTATACGAGGTTAATGAGGCAGCTGAGATCGTCATCTCTGCTTCTGATCCGGAAGTTAATATGATCTTCGGTGCAATTATTGATGAGAGTTTGAAGGAAGAGATCAAGGTAACGGTCATTGCGACCGGATTCGAGCATAAGTCTTCGGCAGTGCCAGTCCGCAAGCCGGGGGCAGACACAGCCGAAACGCAAGATAGCCGTGCGGCATCCTCGTTGAGACCTTTTGGAAACCAGCCAAGCGGTGATCAATTGGACATCCCAACCTTCCTCCGCAACCGTTCCCGTCACAATAACGATTAA
- a CDS encoding cell division protein SepF, translated as MGVMNRFMNFLGLQEEEEIVEREKLQEQEEAEFEAPSFEARRNQKLNNVVSIHSQKNVKVILYEPRSYDEAQEIADHLRSHRSVVVNLQRVRNDQAMRIIDFLSGTIYALSGSISKIGGNIFLCTPDTVEIQGSITEILTEEHEYNRMR; from the coding sequence ATGGGAGTTATGAATCGGTTTATGAATTTTCTGGGCCTTCAGGAAGAAGAAGAAATCGTGGAGCGCGAGAAGCTTCAGGAGCAAGAGGAAGCCGAGTTTGAAGCTCCTAGCTTCGAGGCTCGGCGGAATCAGAAGTTGAATAATGTAGTCAGTATCCATTCCCAGAAGAACGTGAAGGTTATCCTGTATGAGCCGCGTTCTTACGATGAGGCGCAGGAAATCGCAGATCATTTGCGCTCGCATCGGTCTGTCGTCGTGAACCTGCAAAGGGTCCGCAACGATCAGGCGATGCGCATTATTGATTTTCTCAGCGGCACGATCTATGCGCTCAGCGGCAGCATTTCCAAAATCGGCGGCAACATATTTCTCTGTACCCCGGATACGGTAGAAATACAAGGCTCGATTACGGAAATTCTGACCGAAGAACACGAATATAACAGAATGAGGTGA
- a CDS encoding YggS family pyridoxal phosphate-dependent enzyme: MSLKDRIQQVEHRIQAACERSGRRRDDVNVVAVTKYVGLETTGMLLDEGIVHIGENRPQNAVPKWEALEGRGVWHFIGHLQTNKVRDVIGKFQYIHSLDRLSLAKELEKRAAAQGITVSAFLQVNVSGESSKHGVSPEEAADLLREIASYPHIRIIGLMTMAPIEDNPELTRPVFRGLRELRDRLNAQKITKEPLTELSMGMSGDFEVAIEEGATWVRLGTILVGKGEEM, from the coding sequence TTGTCGCTCAAAGATCGGATACAGCAGGTGGAACACCGCATCCAAGCAGCTTGCGAACGAAGCGGTCGCCGGCGGGACGACGTCAACGTCGTCGCAGTGACGAAGTATGTAGGCCTGGAGACGACAGGCATGCTGCTGGATGAAGGCATCGTTCATATCGGCGAGAACCGTCCGCAGAACGCGGTTCCTAAATGGGAGGCGCTGGAAGGACGGGGAGTATGGCATTTCATCGGCCATTTGCAGACCAATAAAGTAAGGGACGTCATTGGCAAATTTCAATATATTCATTCCTTGGATCGTCTGTCCTTAGCCAAGGAGCTAGAGAAGAGGGCAGCAGCTCAAGGGATTACCGTTTCTGCGTTTCTGCAGGTGAACGTATCCGGGGAAAGTTCCAAGCATGGAGTTAGCCCTGAAGAGGCGGCTGATTTGCTGAGGGAAATCGCCTCTTATCCTCACATCAGAATAATTGGACTTATGACTATGGCGCCGATCGAGGATAACCCGGAGCTGACACGGCCGGTATTCCGGGGACTCCGCGAGCTAAGGGATCGGCTGAATGCCCAGAAAATTACGAAGGAACCGTTAACCGAGCTGTCGATGGGGATGTCGGGAGATTTTGAAGTAGCGATTGAGGAAGGAGCGACATGGGTGCGCTTGGGTACAATTCTAGTAGGGAAAGGGGAGGAGATGTAA
- the pgeF gene encoding peptidoglycan editing factor PgeF has product MLESWSGLLPGLSAGFSGRNGGIGSSPYDSLNLAYHVGDDQAAALDNRIILAEFLDFEPGQWTCGEQVHGTHVAIVKDSDAGKGYLDRESAFQNTDGLVTNVRGVLLTSFYADCVPLYFLDPVQGAVGLAHAGWKGTVGHIAAAVIETMEREYGSRREDIRAAIGPSIGECCYEVDEAVMSKVRAGLPAGETVAAFTAPSVNPDRCMLNLKELNRIIMIKAGILPTHIECTTWCTSCHPDKFFSYRKQNGVTGRMASWIGMKER; this is encoded by the coding sequence ATGCTGGAGAGCTGGAGCGGGCTGCTGCCTGGACTAAGCGCCGGCTTTAGCGGCCGAAATGGCGGAATAGGCAGCTCCCCTTACGATTCGCTGAACCTGGCCTACCATGTCGGCGATGATCAGGCCGCTGCGCTGGATAACCGTATCATCCTGGCGGAGTTTCTGGACTTTGAGCCCGGGCAGTGGACCTGCGGCGAGCAGGTTCACGGGACGCATGTTGCTATAGTGAAGGATTCAGATGCAGGCAAAGGTTATTTGGATCGGGAAAGCGCCTTTCAGAATACGGACGGTCTAGTGACCAACGTTCGCGGAGTTTTGCTGACCTCGTTTTATGCCGATTGCGTTCCGCTCTACTTCCTTGACCCTGTCCAGGGAGCCGTAGGCTTGGCTCATGCCGGCTGGAAAGGCACGGTAGGTCATATCGCAGCCGCGGTCATAGAGACGATGGAGAGAGAGTATGGAAGCCGTAGAGAGGATATTCGGGCGGCCATCGGACCGTCAATCGGGGAATGCTGCTACGAGGTCGATGAAGCGGTCATGTCCAAGGTGAGAGCCGGGCTTCCCGCAGGCGAGACGGTCGCTGCGTTCACAGCGCCGTCCGTTAATCCGGACCGATGCATGCTGAACTTGAAAGAATTGAATCGAATCATTATGATAAAAGCAGGAATATTGCCGACTCATATCGAATGTACAACATGGTGTACAAGCTGCCATCCCGATAAGTTCTTCTCTTATCGCAAACAGAACGGAGTAACTGGCAGGATGGCGAGCTGGATTGGCATGAAAGAGAGGTGA
- the spoIIGA gene encoding sigma-E processing peptidase SpoIIGA has product MVVYLDLIFLMNLLIDASLLLMTAWIRRQRVRAWRITASAAVGAAYVLMMFLPELSFLFTFLVKFLFSVVMLWIAFGYASLQNYLRNMGAFYMVNFAAAGGILGIHYLLQNSGEVWSGIWYSASGGLGFSLEVGSIFTIIVFFIVVLWFKAVVSSRRAVERVESCLAEVQVRIDETTVRCMGLVDTGNQLKDPLTRWPVMVMEASLWDQMLPESFLSRLAAEQADNLIMEWSDEDSFPWRDRLRLVPYRGINKGSQFMIALKPDEVSVVQEGRTVTTGRVLIGLDGGRLSMESAYRAIIHPVLLEGMSGREEEYLVSTSGS; this is encoded by the coding sequence GTGGTCGTTTATCTCGATCTCATATTTCTTATGAACCTGCTGATCGATGCGAGCTTGCTGCTGATGACGGCCTGGATCAGGAGGCAGCGGGTGAGGGCATGGCGGATCACGGCCTCGGCGGCTGTGGGAGCTGCTTATGTCCTGATGATGTTTCTTCCGGAGCTATCTTTTCTATTTACCTTCCTGGTAAAGTTTTTATTCTCTGTCGTCATGCTATGGATCGCGTTCGGTTATGCTAGTCTGCAAAACTACTTGCGGAATATGGGGGCCTTCTACATGGTGAATTTTGCAGCGGCCGGCGGCATTTTGGGCATTCATTATCTGCTGCAGAATTCTGGGGAAGTGTGGAGTGGAATTTGGTATTCTGCTTCCGGGGGGCTTGGCTTTTCGCTCGAAGTAGGTTCAATATTTACGATCATTGTCTTTTTTATAGTTGTTCTATGGTTTAAGGCGGTTGTCTCCTCAAGGCGCGCAGTGGAGCGCGTAGAAAGCTGCTTGGCTGAAGTACAAGTACGCATCGATGAGACGACGGTACGGTGCATGGGGCTTGTCGATACGGGCAATCAACTGAAAGATCCGTTGACGAGATGGCCCGTCATGGTCATGGAAGCCTCGTTATGGGACCAGATGCTGCCGGAATCTTTTTTAAGCCGGCTAGCTGCGGAGCAAGCGGACAACCTCATCATGGAGTGGAGCGACGAGGATTCGTTTCCATGGAGGGACCGTTTGCGGCTTGTTCCTTACCGGGGAATTAATAAAGGCTCTCAGTTTATGATCGCGCTGAAGCCGGATGAAGTGTCGGTTGTTCAGGAAGGGCGGACGGTGACGACGGGCCGGGTACTAATTGGATTGGACGGGGGGCGGTTGTCCATGGAATCTGCCTACCGCGCGATCATTCATCCGGTGCTGCTCGAAGGGATGTCGGGGCGGGAAGAGGAGTATCTTGTCAGTACATCAGGATCGTGA
- a CDS encoding YggT family protein — protein sequence MGFDIYRLIWTLHDIYFYMILIYILMSWVPNARESFIGELLGKVVEPFLAPFRRFIPPIMGMIDISPIVAIFVLRMAVFGLIGVLSYVLG from the coding sequence TTGGGATTTGATATTTATCGCTTGATTTGGACGCTGCATGATATATATTTTTACATGATTTTGATTTATATTTTGATGTCATGGGTGCCAAACGCCCGTGAGAGCTTTATTGGAGAACTGCTTGGCAAGGTGGTCGAGCCCTTTTTGGCCCCGTTCAGACGCTTTATTCCGCCGATTATGGGTATGATCGACATTTCGCCGATCGTCGCTATTTTCGTACTGCGGATGGCCGTTTTCGGCTTGATTGGCGTGCTGAGCTACGTGCTGGGGTAA
- a CDS encoding YlmH/Sll1252 family protein, which translates to MRSNIHEHFLPEERPFVDRAWEWVVNAGDYHEAKLSDFLDPRHCHIVESLANRHADVRIRLDGGFPEAERKRALIAPDYREIEAEPMNMKVLSITSDDQKLASLQHGDYLGAILGLGLKRDKIGDIHVREDGCHVIVAEEISAFLDMNLRQVHRVSVATEVLGLEALRTADAVLEPLDITVASLRLDGVASDVFRLSRSKIVVPIRAGRCRVNWKTEEDPSKPLKPGDIVALQGFGRFKVLEADGMTKKGRHRVRIGKFV; encoded by the coding sequence ATGCGGTCTAACATCCATGAACATTTTCTCCCGGAAGAGCGCCCGTTCGTTGACCGGGCCTGGGAGTGGGTTGTGAATGCAGGGGATTATCATGAAGCGAAATTGAGCGACTTCCTTGACCCGCGGCATTGCCACATCGTGGAGAGCCTGGCGAATCGCCATGCCGATGTCCGTATCCGGTTGGATGGCGGGTTCCCGGAGGCGGAACGGAAGCGGGCGCTGATCGCACCCGATTACCGGGAAATTGAGGCGGAGCCGATGAACATGAAGGTGCTCAGCATCACGTCGGATGACCAGAAACTGGCTTCGCTTCAGCACGGCGATTATTTGGGAGCCATTTTGGGGCTCGGGCTCAAAAGGGATAAAATCGGCGACATTCATGTCCGCGAAGACGGATGCCATGTCATTGTGGCCGAGGAAATCTCCGCCTTTTTGGATATGAATTTGCGCCAGGTGCACCGGGTGAGCGTGGCGACCGAGGTGCTGGGACTCGAGGCGCTTAGAACGGCAGACGCTGTGCTGGAGCCGCTGGATATCACGGTGGCTTCTTTACGTTTGGACGGGGTCGCAAGCGACGTGTTCCGTTTGAGCCGGAGCAAAATCGTCGTGCCAATCAGGGCGGGCCGCTGCCGGGTGAACTGGAAGACGGAGGAGGATCCGTCCAAACCGTTAAAACCAGGCGACATTGTAGCGCTCCAAGGATTCGGCAGATTCAAGGTGTTGGAGGCGGACGGCATGACGAAAAAGGGCAGACACCGTGTCCGAATTGGTAAATTTGTGTGA
- a CDS encoding DivIVA domain-containing protein, with protein sequence MPLTPLDIHNKEFSRRIRGYDEDEVNEFLDQVIKDYEIVIRENKELQSQLLAVQERLDHFANIEETLSKTIIVAQEAADEVKNNAKKEAQLIVKEAEKNADRIVNESLAKSRKIAMEVEELKKQASIYRARFRTLVEAQLDLLSHDGWESLEDRERLEDRDRERDREIKEIY encoded by the coding sequence ATGCCATTAACGCCGCTGGATATACATAATAAAGAATTCTCCAGACGTATTCGCGGTTACGATGAAGATGAAGTCAATGAATTTCTTGATCAGGTGATCAAGGATTACGAGATCGTGATCCGAGAGAATAAGGAGCTCCAGAGCCAGCTGCTGGCCGTGCAGGAGCGGTTGGATCATTTTGCAAATATTGAAGAAACACTCAGCAAGACGATCATCGTGGCGCAGGAAGCGGCGGATGAAGTGAAGAACAACGCTAAGAAGGAAGCGCAGCTCATCGTAAAGGAAGCTGAGAAGAACGCCGATCGGATCGTCAATGAATCGCTGGCGAAATCGCGCAAAATCGCGATGGAAGTCGAGGAACTGAAGAAGCAGGCTTCGATTTATCGCGCCCGGTTCCGTACGCTGGTCGAGGCCCAGCTCGATCTGCTCAGCCACGATGGCTGGGAGTCGCTTGAAGACCGTGAACGGCTTGAGGATCGCGACCGTGAACGCGACCGTGAAATTAAGGAGATTTACTAA
- a CDS encoding YlmC/YmxH family sporulation protein, with product MKISDFQTKDVINVVDGKRLGHISDLELDLQQGVIEAIVVPVNTKFMGLFGGGSDLIIPWKNIVKIGSDVVLVKMDGLAQSGVQQFETTVYIDRDGRAERRG from the coding sequence ATGAAAATATCTGATTTTCAAACGAAGGATGTCATCAATGTCGTTGACGGCAAAAGGCTGGGGCATATTAGCGATTTAGAGCTTGATCTGCAGCAAGGTGTCATTGAAGCCATCGTGGTTCCGGTCAATACGAAGTTTATGGGCTTGTTTGGGGGAGGGAGCGATCTCATCATTCCCTGGAAAAACATCGTGAAGATCGGTTCGGACGTCGTATTGGTCAAAATGGACGGCTTGGCCCAAAGCGGCGTCCAGCAATTTGAGACGACTGTCTATATCGACCGGGACGGGAGAGCAGAACGCCGAGGTTAG
- the sigE gene encoding RNA polymerase sporulation sigma factor SigE has translation MRVRWKLMLQLQYYRLLFLFGLKSEEIYYIGGSEALPPPLTREEEEYLLQRLSSGDSAIRAMLIERNLRLVVYIARKFENTGINIEDLVSIGAIGLIKAVNTFDPEKKIKLATYASRCIENEILMYLRRNSKIRTEVSFDEPLNIDWDGNELLLSDVLGTENDTIYRNIEEQVDRKLLHKALDKLSERERLIMELRFGLVDGDEKTQKDVADLLGISQSYISRLEKRIIKRLRKEFNKMV, from the coding sequence ATGCGTGTTAGATGGAAGTTGATGCTGCAATTACAATATTATCGGCTGTTGTTCCTGTTCGGGCTCAAAAGCGAGGAAATCTACTATATCGGGGGGAGCGAGGCGCTGCCGCCTCCTTTGACGAGGGAAGAAGAAGAATATTTGCTGCAGCGCCTTTCCTCGGGAGATTCCGCAATTCGAGCCATGCTCATCGAACGAAACCTGCGTCTGGTCGTTTACATCGCCCGCAAATTTGAAAATACCGGAATCAACATTGAAGATCTCGTGTCGATCGGGGCCATCGGACTGATCAAAGCCGTTAATACGTTCGATCCAGAGAAGAAGATTAAGCTGGCAACGTATGCTTCCCGCTGCATCGAGAATGAAATATTAATGTATTTACGGCGCAACAGCAAAATACGCACAGAAGTATCTTTCGACGAACCGCTCAACATTGATTGGGACGGCAATGAGCTTCTGCTCTCCGACGTGCTTGGCACGGAGAATGATACGATTTACCGCAATATCGAGGAACAGGTCGACCGCAAGCTGCTGCACAAAGCGCTTGATAAGCTGAGCGAGCGGGAGCGACTGATTATGGAGCTGCGCTTCGGCCTCGTTGACGGCGATGAGAAGACGCAGAAGGACGTGGCTGACTTGCTGGGAATATCGCAATCTTACATTTCCCGGCTGGAAAAGAGGATCATCAAACGTCTCCGCAAGGAGTTCAATAAGATGGTCTAG
- the ileS gene encoding isoleucine--tRNA ligase, translating to MRKVDVKEPARARDQRILAKWKQENTFKRSMENREGRPNYVFYEGPPTANGAPHIGHVLGRVIKDFIGRYQTMNGYRVVRKAGWDTHGLPVELGVEKQLGISGKQEIEKYGVEKFVKKCKDSVFEYEKQWRELTEGIAYWTDLDNPYITLQNSYIESVWNILSTIHQKGLLYRGHRVSPYCPCCQTTLSSHEVAQGYEDVKDLSATAKFKLKDSGEYVLAWTTTPWTLPSHVALAVNPELEYVRAKQDDGVYIVAKNLADDVLKGEFEILSTLTGAELVGKSYTPPFNYVSPENGLVILGADFVTDASGTGIVHMAPAHGEDDYRVCRENKVEFVSVVNSQGRYTDEVTEFAGRFVKDCDLDIVKWLSERGLLYSKEKYEHSYPFCWRCKSPLLYYAMESWFIETTAVKDQLIANNNNVQWYPGHIREGRFGKFLEDLVDWNISRNRYWGTPLNVWVCSSCKGEYAPSSHKDLRDHAVGHVSEDLELHKPYVDEVKLHCPHCDGGIMERTSEVIDVWFDSGSMPFAQYHYPFGDQKVFEEQYPADMICEGIDQTRGWFYSLLAVSTLFNGKAPYKAVISTGHILDENGQKMSKSKGNVIDPWDIINEFGADAFRWALLSDSAPWNSKRFSKGIVAEAKSKVVDTLVNTHSFLTLYAAIDGFKPEEHEFRPSKSKLDRWILSRLNSLIQVVSKGLAVNDFLNPAKAIEGFIDELSNWYIRRSRDRFWGSGLGEDKVSAYQTLINVLLTLSKLMAPYTPLLAEDIYTNLGGGESVHLDDYPKADEALIDEKLEQDMEAARQIVELARNVRNETGIKTRQPLTSLIVSMDHDFAVSEYEGIIKDEINVKQIELETSDSGFVDFTLKLNLKVAGKKYGKNVGFLQGFLKGMPPEDTRRAVESGVIHVTSPEGEELQITSDELLIDKQAKPGFASASGYGITVALNTDITPELEQEGWVREVVRAVQDTRKKLDLPIEKRVHLVLDVDDELKAAIEAFEQVLRDNVLITDVTFGKLEGEAEIADLGTKKIGIQIKG from the coding sequence ATGAGAAAAGTAGATGTCAAAGAACCAGCGCGCGCCCGCGATCAGCGTATCCTGGCCAAATGGAAGCAGGAAAATACGTTCAAACGCAGCATGGAAAACCGTGAAGGCCGCCCGAACTATGTATTCTATGAAGGTCCGCCTACCGCAAACGGCGCTCCGCATATCGGCCACGTTCTAGGCCGTGTAATCAAGGACTTTATCGGCCGTTATCAGACGATGAACGGCTACCGCGTGGTCCGCAAAGCCGGCTGGGATACACACGGATTGCCGGTTGAGCTTGGCGTCGAGAAGCAGCTCGGTATTTCTGGCAAGCAGGAAATCGAGAAATACGGTGTCGAGAAGTTCGTGAAGAAGTGTAAGGATAGCGTGTTCGAATACGAGAAGCAATGGCGTGAATTGACGGAAGGGATCGCCTACTGGACTGATCTCGATAATCCGTATATCACCTTGCAAAATTCATATATCGAAAGCGTGTGGAATATTTTGTCCACCATTCACCAGAAGGGGCTGCTGTACCGCGGTCATCGCGTAAGCCCGTACTGCCCGTGCTGCCAAACGACGCTCAGCTCCCATGAGGTTGCTCAAGGCTATGAAGACGTCAAGGATTTGAGCGCTACGGCGAAGTTCAAACTTAAGGACAGCGGCGAATATGTGCTTGCCTGGACGACGACGCCTTGGACGCTGCCTTCGCACGTGGCCCTTGCCGTAAATCCGGAATTGGAATACGTTCGTGCGAAGCAGGACGACGGCGTATATATCGTTGCCAAAAATCTGGCGGACGACGTGCTCAAAGGCGAATTCGAGATCTTGTCCACGTTAACGGGAGCCGAGCTTGTTGGCAAATCCTATACTCCGCCATTTAACTACGTTTCGCCGGAGAACGGACTCGTCATACTTGGCGCAGACTTCGTCACGGATGCGAGCGGTACAGGGATCGTTCATATGGCCCCTGCTCATGGCGAAGACGACTATAGAGTGTGCCGCGAGAATAAGGTAGAATTCGTCAGCGTCGTCAACTCGCAAGGACGCTATACGGACGAGGTGACAGAATTTGCTGGCCGCTTCGTGAAGGACTGCGATCTCGACATCGTCAAATGGCTCTCGGAACGAGGACTGCTGTATTCTAAAGAAAAATACGAGCACAGCTATCCATTCTGCTGGCGCTGTAAATCGCCGCTGCTCTACTATGCGATGGAGAGCTGGTTTATTGAGACGACCGCGGTCAAGGATCAGCTCATCGCCAACAACAATAATGTGCAATGGTATCCAGGTCATATCCGCGAAGGCCGCTTTGGCAAGTTCCTCGAGGATCTGGTTGATTGGAACATCAGCCGCAACCGTTATTGGGGCACCCCGCTGAATGTCTGGGTGTGCAGCTCCTGTAAGGGCGAATACGCTCCTTCGAGCCATAAGGATTTGCGTGATCATGCCGTTGGTCATGTATCCGAGGATCTTGAGCTGCACAAGCCTTACGTGGATGAGGTGAAGCTCCATTGCCCGCACTGCGACGGCGGAATCATGGAGCGCACATCCGAGGTAATCGACGTCTGGTTCGATAGCGGCTCGATGCCGTTCGCCCAGTATCATTACCCGTTCGGTGATCAAAAAGTATTCGAGGAGCAGTACCCGGCCGATATGATTTGCGAAGGGATCGACCAGACGCGCGGCTGGTTCTACAGCTTGCTTGCTGTATCGACGCTCTTTAATGGCAAGGCACCTTATAAGGCAGTCATTTCGACAGGGCATATTCTTGACGAGAATGGACAGAAGATGTCTAAATCCAAAGGGAATGTCATCGATCCTTGGGATATTATCAATGAATTCGGAGCGGATGCTTTCCGGTGGGCCTTGCTGTCCGACAGCGCGCCATGGAACAGCAAGCGATTCTCGAAGGGCATCGTGGCTGAGGCGAAATCCAAGGTCGTGGACACGCTGGTGAACACGCACTCTTTCTTGACGCTATATGCGGCAATCGACGGATTCAAGCCGGAGGAGCATGAATTCCGCCCTTCGAAGAGCAAGCTGGACCGCTGGATTCTATCCAGACTGAATAGCTTGATCCAGGTTGTAAGCAAAGGGCTTGCCGTGAACGATTTCCTGAACCCGGCCAAAGCGATCGAAGGCTTTATCGATGAGCTGAGCAACTGGTATATCCGCCGTTCGCGCGACCGTTTCTGGGGCAGCGGTCTCGGAGAGGATAAAGTATCCGCATATCAGACCCTAATCAACGTGCTGCTGACGCTTTCCAAACTGATGGCTCCATACACGCCGCTATTGGCAGAGGATATTTATACGAATCTTGGCGGTGGCGAGAGCGTGCATTTGGATGATTATCCGAAGGCTGACGAAGCGCTGATCGACGAGAAGCTGGAGCAGGATATGGAGGCAGCGCGTCAGATCGTCGAACTGGCCCGCAACGTGCGGAATGAGACCGGAATCAAAACACGCCAGCCGCTGACGAGCCTGATCGTCTCGATGGATCATGATTTTGCGGTGAGCGAATACGAGGGAATTATCAAGGACGAGATTAACGTCAAGCAAATTGAACTGGAGACAAGCGACAGCGGATTCGTCGATTTTACACTGAAGCTGAACCTGAAAGTCGCTGGTAAGAAATACGGCAAAAACGTAGGATTCCTGCAAGGCTTCCTAAAAGGAATGCCCCCAGAGGATACCCGCCGGGCAGTAGAAAGCGGAGTAATCCATGTTACTTCTCCAGAAGGGGAAGAGCTGCAAATTACGTCGGATGAGCTGCTGATCGACAAGCAGGCGAAGCCTGGCTTTGCTTCCGCATCAGGCTATGGCATTACGGTAGCACTGAACACCGATATTACGCCGGAGCTTGAGCAGGAGGGCTGGGTGCGCGAGGTCGTTCGGGCCGTTCAGGATACCCGCAAGAAGCTGGATCTGCCGATTGAGAAGCGAGTGCATCTGGTTCTCGATGTAGACGATGAGCTGAAAGCCGCGATCGAGGCATTTGAACAGGTGCTCCGCGATAACGTCCTGATCACAGATGTAACGTTTGGCAAGCTAGAAGGCGAAGCTGAAATCGCGGATCTCGGCACGAAGAAGATCGGAATCCAAATCAAGGGCTAA
- the sigG gene encoding RNA polymerase sporulation sigma factor SigG has product MTRNKVEICGVDTAKLPVLTNVEMRELFRSLQQDNERSAREKLVNGNLRLVLSVIQRFNNRGEFVDDLFQVGCIGLMKAIDNFDLSQNVKFSTYAVPMIIGEIRRYLRDNNPIRVSRSLRDIAYKALQMRDSLTNQNSREPTIFEISEALGLPKEDVVFALDAIQDPVSLFEPIYHDGGDPIYVMDQISDDKNKDVSWIEEIALREAMQRLNRREKMILSMRFFEGKTQMEVADEIGISQAQVSRLEKSAILQMQKHVKS; this is encoded by the coding sequence ATGACCCGAAACAAAGTCGAGATTTGCGGTGTAGACACTGCAAAATTGCCCGTTCTAACCAATGTGGAAATGCGCGAGTTGTTCCGCTCCCTGCAGCAGGACAATGAAAGATCAGCCAGAGAAAAGTTAGTGAATGGCAACCTTAGGCTAGTGCTGAGTGTCATCCAGCGATTCAACAATCGGGGGGAGTTTGTAGACGATTTATTTCAAGTCGGCTGCATTGGACTCATGAAAGCCATCGATAATTTCGATTTATCGCAGAACGTTAAATTCTCTACCTATGCTGTACCCATGATCATCGGGGAAATCCGGCGGTATTTAAGGGATAACAATCCGATCCGGGTATCCCGCAGCCTGCGCGACATTGCGTATAAGGCGCTGCAAATGCGCGACAGCCTGACCAACCAGAATTCGCGGGAGCCAACGATCTTCGAAATTTCCGAAGCGCTAGGTTTGCCGAAGGAGGATGTGGTATTTGCCCTGGATGCCATCCAGGATCCAGTCTCTTTGTTTGAACCCATTTACCATGACGGCGGCGATCCGATCTATGTTATGGATCAAATTAGCGACGATAAGAACAAGGATGTATCCTGGATCGAAGAGATCGCCTTGCGTGAGGCGATGCAGCGGCTGAACCGCCGCGAGAAGATGATTCTGTCGATGCGATTCTTCGAAGGAAAGACGCAAATGGAGGTCGCCGATGAAATCGGCATCTCTCAGGCGCAAGTTTCGAGGCTTGAGAAATCCGCTATTTTACAAATGCAGAAGCACGTTAAGTCTTAA